From the genome of Flavobacterium luteolum, one region includes:
- a CDS encoding glycosyltransferase family 2 protein, with translation MNFSLIICTYMRSEAVLKLLKSVENQVLYPNEILIIDGSLDDETKNMVADNNFKNLQYFLVSDENRGLTKQRNFGISKVNIQSDIVCFLDDDTVLEPEYFFEIIKIFQNRFDVVGVGGVAINENRWQFQNPEVVYNTKKYYLFEGYFYPEGLRNIVRNYLNLASNLGPGRMPSYSHGRTCGFPLTGKTYEVDLLIGMSMSFRKNVLEKNKFSIFFDGYGLYEDADFSLRALKFGKNVINTNAKLYHLHDPAGRPNKYKYGKMVVRNGWYVWRVKNTNPSLKDHFKWNAITFLLTLIKYSNAITKPDKESAFKEAWGRTIGWWSLLFSKPQI, from the coding sequence ATGAATTTTTCTTTAATTATCTGTACCTATATGCGTTCAGAGGCAGTGTTGAAATTATTGAAATCTGTTGAGAATCAAGTTCTATACCCAAATGAAATTTTAATTATTGATGGGTCATTGGATGATGAAACAAAGAATATGGTAGCTGATAATAATTTTAAGAATTTGCAATATTTTTTAGTTTCAGATGAGAATAGAGGATTAACAAAGCAACGCAATTTCGGAATTTCTAAGGTAAATATTCAAAGTGATATTGTATGTTTTCTGGATGATGATACTGTTTTAGAACCAGAGTATTTCTTTGAGATTATTAAAATATTTCAAAATAGATTTGATGTGGTAGGTGTTGGTGGTGTAGCTATAAATGAGAATAGGTGGCAGTTTCAAAATCCAGAAGTTGTTTATAATACTAAAAAATATTATTTGTTTGAAGGATATTTTTATCCTGAAGGTTTAAGGAATATTGTTCGTAATTATTTGAATCTTGCTTCCAATTTAGGCCCAGGAAGAATGCCGTCTTATTCTCATGGAAGGACTTGTGGATTTCCCCTAACAGGTAAGACTTATGAAGTAGATTTGTTAATAGGAATGTCAATGTCTTTCAGGAAAAATGTGCTTGAGAAAAATAAATTTTCAATTTTTTTTGATGGTTATGGTCTTTACGAAGATGCAGATTTTAGTTTGAGAGCCTTAAAATTTGGTAAAAATGTCATTAATACTAATGCCAAATTGTACCATTTGCATGATCCTGCAGGAAGACCAAATAAATATAAATACGGTAAAATGGTAGTGCGAAACGGTTGGTATGTTTGGAGAGTAAAAAATACTAATCCAAGTTTAAAGGATCATTTTAAATGGAATGCAATTACTTTTTTGTTAACGTTGATTAAATATAGTAACGCAATAACCAAACCTGATAAAGAAAGTGCATTTAAAGAAGCATGGGGAAGAACAATAGGATGGTGGAGTTTGTTGTTTAGTAAACCACAAATTTAA
- a CDS encoding glycosyltransferase family 4 protein, whose protein sequence is MHIAFLTPEYPHRDILHSAGIGSSIKNLATSLHKHGNAITIFIYDQPVQEIINDNGIIIHSIKKKRYKFFGWYLYRKHIEKYCNQIIRQENITIIEAPDWTGITAFMHFKIPLIIRFHGSDAYFCHLENRKQKLKNFWFEKLAINQADAFIAPTSFAGEVSKKLFKIKKKEILTIHNGLDLEKFENNSPEKFAKNTILYIGTLIRKKGVLELPGIFNKVRNDFSDAKLILIGGDASDLKTKSKSTWELIKNLFTKDDLNYVDYLGKIPYNEIQEHIKKANVCVFPTYAETFGMVTIEAMAMQKAVVNSTIGWSKELIINEESGFLVHPSDHQMYSDRIIQLLQNDLLCLEIGKQARARVEDKFDIYTLANANIEFYQKIIKK, encoded by the coding sequence ATGCATATTGCGTTTCTAACCCCAGAATACCCTCATCGTGATATTTTGCACTCTGCAGGGATAGGCTCAAGTATTAAAAACTTGGCAACCTCTTTGCATAAGCATGGAAATGCGATAACAATTTTTATTTATGATCAGCCTGTACAAGAAATCATAAATGATAATGGAATCATAATTCATAGTATAAAAAAGAAAAGATATAAATTTTTCGGATGGTATTTATATCGAAAACACATTGAAAAATATTGTAACCAAATAATACGGCAAGAGAATATTACAATAATTGAAGCGCCAGACTGGACAGGAATTACGGCTTTCATGCATTTTAAAATCCCTTTAATAATTAGATTTCATGGGAGTGATGCTTATTTTTGTCATTTAGAAAACAGAAAACAAAAACTAAAAAATTTTTGGTTTGAAAAACTAGCAATAAATCAAGCAGATGCATTTATTGCGCCAACATCATTCGCAGGAGAAGTTTCAAAAAAACTTTTTAAGATAAAGAAAAAAGAAATCTTAACAATTCATAATGGTCTAGATCTTGAGAAATTTGAAAATAATTCTCCAGAAAAGTTCGCAAAAAATACAATTCTTTACATAGGAACTTTAATTAGAAAAAAAGGAGTTTTAGAACTGCCAGGAATTTTTAATAAAGTCCGTAATGATTTTTCGGATGCCAAATTGATTTTAATAGGAGGCGATGCATCAGATTTGAAAACCAAATCTAAATCGACTTGGGAGTTAATAAAGAACTTATTTACAAAAGATGATCTAAATTATGTAGATTATCTTGGAAAAATCCCATACAATGAAATTCAGGAGCATATAAAAAAAGCAAATGTATGTGTTTTTCCAACCTATGCAGAAACTTTCGGAATGGTAACAATAGAAGCAATGGCCATGCAGAAAGCTGTCGTTAATAGTACTATAGGCTGGTCTAAAGAATTGATTATTAATGAAGAAAGTGGTTTTTTGGTGCATCCTTCAGATCATCAGATGTATTCGGATAGAATAATTCAGTTGTTGCAAAATGATTTACTCTGTTTAGAAATAGGTAAGCAAGCCAGAGCTAGAGTTGAGGATAAATTTGATATATATACTTTGGCAAATGCAAACATCGAATTTTATCAAAAAATAATCAAAAAGTAG
- a CDS encoding MBOAT family O-acyltransferase: MFFNSLAFAVFLPIVFFLYWFVFNKTKSTQNALLIVASYYFYSCWDWRFLFLLVFSTFLDYFTGIQIEKSNSDKRRKFWFWLSILVNLGFLGIFKYYNFFATSFAEMFSSFGFKVSPMLLNVILPVGISFYTFHGLSYVIDIYYKRIKAEYNFIDYSLFVSYFPLLVAGPIERATHLLPELKEKREFNIEKAKEGVYQIVWGLVKKVVIADTCAVYANAIFDHYHSMNSLSLILGAVYFAFQIYGDFSGYSDIALGVSKLFGLDLLRNFNYPYFSRDIAEFWRRWHISLSSWFRDYLYIPLGGSKGGLMMKIRNTFIIFIVSGFWHGANWTYIVWGFINAVYFLPLLLSNSNRNNMDSIILKWNWDSVRVLFSILTTFLLTCVAWVFFRARTITDAVLYLKRIFTSGEFNSQYLDNERYNYELLLMIGLFVLVEWNNKTKVEPISGKRSMLKMALAIMAIIAFGTYSDYKEFIYFQF; this comes from the coding sequence ATGTTTTTTAACTCTTTGGCTTTTGCCGTATTTCTACCAATCGTTTTTTTCTTGTATTGGTTTGTCTTCAATAAAACTAAAAGCACTCAAAATGCTTTATTAATTGTTGCCAGTTATTATTTTTATTCTTGCTGGGATTGGCGATTTCTATTTTTATTGGTTTTTTCTACATTTTTAGATTATTTCACTGGAATACAAATTGAAAAAAGTAATTCAGATAAAAGACGAAAATTCTGGTTCTGGCTTAGCATTTTAGTGAATCTAGGATTTTTAGGCATTTTTAAATACTATAATTTCTTTGCAACTTCATTTGCAGAAATGTTTTCTTCTTTTGGCTTTAAGGTAAGTCCAATGTTATTGAATGTTATTCTTCCTGTTGGAATTTCATTTTACACTTTTCACGGCTTGTCTTATGTGATTGATATTTATTATAAAAGAATTAAAGCAGAATACAATTTTATAGATTATTCCTTATTTGTGAGTTACTTTCCACTTTTAGTTGCTGGACCAATTGAAAGGGCAACACATTTATTGCCAGAGTTAAAAGAAAAACGTGAATTTAATATTGAAAAAGCAAAAGAAGGAGTCTATCAAATCGTTTGGGGATTGGTAAAAAAAGTAGTGATTGCAGATACTTGTGCCGTTTATGCAAATGCAATTTTTGACCATTATCACTCAATGAACTCTCTTTCACTGATTTTAGGAGCAGTTTATTTCGCATTTCAGATTTATGGCGATTTTTCGGGATATTCAGATATTGCGCTTGGGGTTTCCAAATTATTTGGTCTAGATTTGTTGAGAAACTTCAACTATCCGTATTTTTCAAGAGACATAGCAGAGTTTTGGCGTCGCTGGCATATCTCGTTGTCATCTTGGTTTAGAGATTATTTATACATTCCGTTAGGAGGAAGTAAAGGAGGACTCATGATGAAAATTAGAAATACTTTCATCATTTTTATTGTAAGTGGTTTTTGGCATGGTGCCAATTGGACCTACATTGTTTGGGGATTTATAAATGCCGTTTATTTTCTTCCTTTATTATTGTCCAATAGTAATAGGAATAACATGGATTCTATTATTTTAAAATGGAATTGGGATTCTGTTAGGGTGCTATTTAGTATTTTAACAACGTTTTTATTGACTTGCGTAGCTTGGGTATTTTTCAGAGCGCGTACAATCACGGATGCTGTTTTATATTTAAAAAGAATATTTACCAGCGGAGAATTTAATTCGCAGTATTTAGATAACGAAAGATATAATTATGAACTGTTATTGATGATTGGTTTATTTGTATTGGTTGAATGGAATAACAAAACCAAAGTTGAACCAATTTCAGGAAAAAGAAGCATGCTAAAAATGGCACTGGCTATTATGGCTATTATTGCTTTTGGGACTTATTCAGACTACAAAGAATTTATTTATTTCCAATTTTAA
- a CDS encoding UDP-glycosyltransferase — protein MSKNKIFILLPDGIGLRNFAYSGFYNHASEQGLDVVFWNNTPFPVADLGFNEIPMKNAKISPWTDIYKNVKIQTEIKLNIKKTKDNVYNSYRFPFSYSTIKKTAKSLLVQSLSLFYFSDNGLLKIRKKMNKAERKTAYYQDCIETLKKEKPEFVFCTNQRPVLAIAPILAAQDLGIPTATFIFSWDNLPKATMVIETDYYFVWSDFMKKELLFYYPNIKEAQVFVTGTPQFESHFDKSKILSKEVFFEQYGLDINKKYICYSGDDVTTCPDDPKYLEDVAIAVRELNKKGDSLGIIFRRCPVDFSGRFDKVIDDYKDVIKAINPLWEKIKEEWNTILPTQEDVHLQMNTIAHTELVVNLGSSMIFDYASFKKPCVYLNYDVANKIDKNWSVSKIYNFVHFRSMPNKKTVIWLNNAKEIEDKIKLGLQESFETVENAKNWFEIINQHPPEDSSKRICKTIQTILAN, from the coding sequence ATGTCTAAGAATAAAATATTTATATTACTACCAGATGGAATTGGTTTGCGTAATTTCGCTTATTCAGGTTTTTATAATCATGCAAGTGAGCAAGGACTTGATGTGGTTTTCTGGAATAATACTCCCTTTCCTGTAGCGGATTTGGGATTTAATGAAATACCAATGAAAAATGCCAAAATAAGTCCTTGGACAGACATCTATAAAAATGTAAAGATTCAAACTGAAATAAAATTAAATATTAAGAAAACGAAAGACAATGTGTATAATTCGTATCGTTTTCCTTTTTCTTATTCTACTATTAAAAAGACGGCAAAAAGCCTATTGGTTCAAAGTTTGAGCCTTTTTTATTTTTCAGATAATGGATTGCTCAAAATTCGAAAAAAGATGAATAAGGCAGAAAGAAAAACTGCCTATTATCAAGATTGTATTGAAACACTCAAAAAAGAAAAACCCGAGTTTGTTTTCTGTACTAATCAGCGTCCTGTTCTAGCAATTGCCCCAATTTTAGCAGCTCAGGATTTAGGAATTCCAACCGCAACATTTATTTTCTCTTGGGATAATTTACCTAAGGCTACTATGGTAATAGAAACTGATTATTATTTTGTATGGAGTGATTTTATGAAAAAAGAATTACTTTTTTATTATCCAAATATTAAAGAAGCACAGGTTTTTGTTACTGGAACTCCACAATTTGAATCTCATTTTGATAAAAGTAAAATACTTTCAAAAGAAGTATTTTTTGAACAGTATGGCTTAGATATAAATAAAAAATACATCTGTTATTCAGGTGACGATGTGACTACATGTCCAGATGATCCAAAATATTTGGAGGATGTTGCCATTGCGGTAAGAGAGTTGAATAAAAAAGGAGATTCGTTAGGAATTATTTTCCGTCGTTGTCCTGTCGATTTTTCTGGCCGTTTTGACAAAGTGATTGACGATTATAAAGATGTTATTAAAGCGATTAATCCACTTTGGGAAAAGATTAAAGAAGAATGGAATACAATATTGCCAACTCAGGAAGATGTTCATTTGCAAATGAATACAATTGCACATACAGAGTTAGTGGTTAATCTAGGCTCTTCAATGATTTTTGATTATGCGTCTTTTAAAAAACCATGTGTATATCTTAATTATGATGTGGCAAATAAGATAGATAAGAATTGGTCTGTTAGTAAGATTTACAATTTTGTTCATTTTCGTTCGATGCCAAATAAAAAGACCGTTATTTGGTTGAACAATGCAAAGGAAATAGAAGATAAAATTAAGTTAGGATTGCAGGAATCTTTTGAAACAGTTGAAAACGCGAAAAATTGGTTTGAAATTATTAATCAACATCCGCCAGAAGATTCTTCGAAAAGAATATGCAAGACAATTCAAACCATTCTTGCGAATTAG
- a CDS encoding glycosyltransferase family 2 protein, with the protein MISIVIRNKNEGRALENTLSILTRLYSNDFEEIIIVDNNSTDNSIEVAKKYNCKIVTIDNFSYGRAINFGIEKAACKYILLLSSHSIPIGNNFFKNTLLALGKSDNIAGVRYINSIENYNRAIQNNFKIQNPINCGLLASCCIINKETWKENKFDETLLAVEDKEWSVRVMEKGYDIIDLNETFFYFINRDTNASLKKYRIETIASSRLTNKKAPSLARIFGSFLKKIIFFNTINYFKTIGYAVKVLRTNLEIRKGIKSND; encoded by the coding sequence ATGATATCAATAGTTATTAGAAATAAAAACGAGGGTCGAGCCCTTGAAAATACGTTGTCAATTTTAACCAGATTGTATTCAAATGACTTTGAAGAAATAATAATTGTTGATAATAATTCTACAGATAATAGTATTGAAGTTGCAAAAAAATATAATTGCAAAATAGTAACCATCGATAATTTTAGTTATGGGCGAGCAATAAATTTTGGTATTGAAAAAGCCGCTTGTAAGTATATTTTATTATTAAGTTCGCACTCGATTCCTATTGGTAATAATTTCTTTAAGAATACATTGTTAGCATTGGGCAAATCTGATAATATTGCAGGAGTTAGATATATTAATAGTATTGAAAATTACAATAGAGCGATTCAAAATAATTTTAAAATTCAGAATCCTATAAATTGTGGTTTGCTAGCAAGCTGCTGCATTATTAATAAAGAAACATGGAAAGAAAATAAATTTGATGAAACTCTATTAGCGGTAGAAGATAAAGAATGGTCAGTTAGAGTAATGGAGAAAGGTTATGATATTATAGATTTAAATGAAACCTTTTTTTACTTTATTAATAGAGATACCAATGCAAGTTTAAAAAAATATAGAATTGAGACAATCGCTTCATCTCGATTGACAAATAAAAAAGCTCCTTCACTAGCTCGTATATTTGGATCATTTTTAAAAAAAATTATTTTTTTTAATACAATCAATTATTTTAAAACCATTGGATACGCAGTTAAGGTTTTGAGAACTAATTTAGAAATTAGAAAGGGAATAAAAAGTAATGATTAA
- the asnB gene encoding asparagine synthase (glutamine-hydrolyzing), whose product MCGIAGIVGDYKEHQLDAMLISQHHRGPDTTKKYNDDCFATLGHNRLAIIDLSSQSNQPFIDNSGRYVLVFNGEIYNYIEIRETLKNQYKFKTDSDTEVLLAAFIIYGESCLEKFNGMFAFAIWDNQEKKLFAARDRFGVKPFYYSVLNNSLFFSSEIKALHAAEIPKKPNEKVWASYFAFGSYGMPNETFWEDIMQLPGGHFLKYENQNINIKKWYFFEEEVAKQQKKITLKEAKEYYISLLKDSINLRFRSDVSVGFNVSGGLDSSVLLALVNLQENNSRINAYTFYTNNSDYDELPWVEKMIATTNNPLAEVLLQANEIPAFTKKMALQQDEPFGGIPTLAYAKIFEKARKDGVLVLLDGQGMDEQWAGYDYYTQKNDATIQGVENSPYKIKMLSDSFLSKAEKPLYPKIFDDEILNKQYRDLFYTKIPRALRFNDRVSMMYSTELREPFLDHRLVEFAFSLPLEFKIKDGIAKYILREIASEFLSNDVAFAPKRPLQTPQREWLADDLKEWVNGCLKIIENSCFSEWFVKAELEREFDFYFSGNIQSSFHIWQCISLCQMELSVPISN is encoded by the coding sequence ATGTGTGGGATTGCAGGGATTGTAGGAGATTATAAAGAGCATCAACTAGATGCAATGCTTATAAGTCAGCATCATCGCGGTCCAGATACTACGAAAAAATATAATGACGATTGCTTTGCAACCTTAGGGCATAACCGTTTGGCAATTATTGATTTATCTTCACAATCCAATCAGCCATTCATAGATAATTCAGGACGATATGTTTTGGTATTTAATGGAGAAATTTACAACTATATTGAAATTAGAGAGACTCTAAAAAATCAGTATAAATTTAAGACAGATTCTGATACTGAGGTCTTGTTAGCAGCATTCATTATTTATGGGGAATCTTGTTTGGAAAAATTCAACGGGATGTTTGCTTTTGCTATTTGGGATAATCAAGAAAAGAAGCTTTTTGCTGCACGAGATCGATTTGGAGTGAAACCTTTTTATTATAGTGTACTGAATAATTCTTTATTTTTTTCTTCAGAAATAAAAGCACTGCATGCTGCTGAAATCCCCAAAAAACCTAATGAAAAAGTTTGGGCTTCTTATTTTGCTTTTGGCTCTTACGGAATGCCAAATGAAACTTTTTGGGAGGATATCATGCAACTACCAGGAGGCCATTTTTTAAAATATGAAAACCAGAATATAAACATAAAGAAATGGTACTTTTTTGAAGAAGAAGTTGCTAAACAGCAAAAAAAAATAACTTTAAAAGAAGCTAAGGAATATTACATATCTCTTTTAAAGGATAGTATTAATTTACGTTTTAGGTCAGACGTTTCGGTTGGTTTTAATGTGAGTGGTGGATTGGACAGTTCTGTTTTATTAGCTTTGGTTAATCTTCAAGAGAATAATTCCAGAATTAATGCCTATACTTTTTACACAAATAATTCTGATTATGATGAATTACCCTGGGTTGAAAAAATGATTGCAACTACTAATAATCCATTAGCAGAAGTATTGCTTCAGGCAAATGAAATTCCTGCTTTTACAAAAAAAATGGCTTTGCAACAAGACGAACCATTTGGAGGGATCCCAACCTTAGCCTATGCTAAAATTTTCGAAAAAGCTAGAAAAGATGGCGTTTTAGTTCTTTTGGATGGACAAGGAATGGATGAACAATGGGCTGGATATGATTATTATACTCAAAAAAATGATGCCACAATTCAAGGAGTTGAGAATTCGCCATATAAAATAAAAATGCTTTCAGATTCTTTTTTGTCTAAAGCTGAAAAACCTTTATACCCTAAGATTTTCGATGATGAGATTTTAAATAAGCAATATCGAGATTTATTTTATACTAAAATTCCTCGTGCATTACGATTTAACGATCGTGTTTCAATGATGTATTCCACTGAACTGCGAGAACCTTTTTTAGATCATCGGTTGGTTGAATTTGCTTTTTCCTTGCCTTTGGAGTTTAAAATTAAAGATGGAATTGCTAAATATATTTTAAGAGAAATTGCTTCAGAATTTCTTAGCAACGATGTAGCTTTTGCACCTAAAAGACCTTTACAGACCCCACAGCGTGAGTGGTTGGCAGACGATCTAAAAGAATGGGTTAATGGATGTTTAAAGATTATCGAAAATTCCTGTTTTTCTGAGTGGTTTGTAAAAGCTGAATTAGAAAGAGAATTTGATTTTTACTTTAGTGGTAATATTCAATCCAGTTTTCATATTTGGCAATGTATAAGTTTGTGCCAAATGGAATTGTCTGTTCCAATAAGTAATTAA
- a CDS encoding NAD(P)-dependent oxidoreductase translates to MTIGKKKLLITESNNFSKNALTTLNDFFQVKQGRIESRDELKIEIADSDIIFVRLGFVIDKEIIEKAPNLKFILSATTGLDHIDVTYFESIGGKVISLRNEVDFLKSIPSTAEHTWALLLALLKKIPSSFDHVKKGEWNRNLYINTNLKCKKIGILGLGRVGMQVANFAKTFDMEVGFFDVKDIESQFNKFKTSQELFAWADIISIHIPYTETNKNFVNKELLSYLKSNSVIINTSRGGIWDEEEVAFLIEKGIISGVATDVLKNELNLKSISSNPLVLLANQDFNVIITPHVAGASKESMEMTEEFIVQKFLDQI, encoded by the coding sequence ATGACGATTGGCAAAAAGAAGTTATTAATAACTGAATCTAATAATTTTAGTAAAAATGCTTTGACAACTTTGAACGATTTTTTTCAGGTAAAACAGGGAAGAATAGAGAGTCGAGATGAGTTGAAGATAGAAATTGCTGATTCAGATATAATTTTTGTCAGATTAGGATTTGTAATTGATAAAGAAATTATTGAAAAAGCCCCTAATTTAAAATTCATTTTAAGTGCTACAACTGGTCTAGACCATATAGATGTAACTTATTTTGAAAGCATTGGCGGGAAAGTTATTTCACTTAGAAACGAAGTAGATTTTCTTAAAAGTATTCCTTCTACTGCAGAGCATACGTGGGCATTATTGTTAGCATTGCTAAAAAAAATCCCAAGTTCATTTGATCACGTAAAAAAGGGCGAATGGAATAGGAATTTATACATTAATACGAATCTGAAATGTAAAAAAATCGGTATTTTAGGTTTAGGCAGAGTAGGCATGCAAGTAGCAAATTTTGCAAAAACCTTTGATATGGAGGTTGGTTTTTTTGATGTAAAAGATATTGAAAGTCAGTTTAATAAATTCAAAACTTCGCAAGAATTGTTTGCTTGGGCAGACATAATTAGTATACATATTCCTTACACTGAGACAAATAAAAATTTTGTTAATAAAGAATTACTTTCATATTTGAAAAGTAATTCAGTAATTATTAATACTTCGAGAGGTGGCATTTGGGATGAGGAAGAAGTCGCTTTTTTAATTGAAAAAGGCATCATTAGTGGTGTTGCGACAGACGTTTTGAAGAATGAATTAAATTTAAAATCTATTTCATCAAATCCATTAGTGCTTCTGGCAAATCAAGATTTTAATGTGATTATTACTCCTCACGTTGCCGGAGCATCTAAAGAATCTATGGAAATGACAGAAGAATTCATTGTGCAAAAATTTTTAGATCAGATCTAA
- a CDS encoding cytidylyltransferase domain-containing protein, protein MKVLAIVPARGGSKGVPGKNIKDLGGKPLISHAIECALESNLVSKIVVSTDDDDIAAVANRYNIDVLKRPDYLADDKSNVVDTVELVIDQCQEDFDIVILLQPTSPLRTYHDLNNIINLLAEKTEIDGVISVVPMNDINPARMYNLMDDNKLIPLDHSGETSRRQDIKPVYYRNGCFYAVRVKAFLDQKTFMVQKKMAYIMNPDWLVNIDTTRDFKLATLLYDDWQKEVINN, encoded by the coding sequence ATGAAAGTACTGGCTATAGTTCCTGCCCGTGGTGGTTCCAAAGGAGTACCAGGTAAGAATATTAAAGATTTGGGAGGAAAGCCTTTAATATCGCATGCAATAGAATGTGCTTTAGAGTCTAATTTGGTATCTAAAATTGTTGTATCAACGGATGATGATGATATTGCTGCGGTAGCCAATCGATACAATATAGACGTTTTAAAAAGACCAGATTATTTGGCAGATGATAAGAGCAATGTTGTTGATACTGTTGAGCTTGTCATTGACCAATGTCAGGAAGATTTTGATATTGTCATTCTATTGCAACCAACATCGCCATTGCGTACATATCATGACCTAAATAATATTATCAATCTATTAGCTGAGAAAACCGAAATTGATGGCGTGATTAGTGTCGTGCCAATGAACGATATTAATCCGGCGAGAATGTATAATTTAATGGATGATAATAAATTGATTCCGTTAGATCATAGTGGTGAGACTTCAAGAAGACAGGATATAAAACCTGTATATTATAGAAATGGATGTTTTTATGCTGTAAGGGTTAAAGCTTTTTTAGACCAAAAAACGTTTATGGTCCAAAAAAAAATGGCCTATATAATGAACCCCGACTGGTTGGTGAACATCGATACAACGAGAGATTTTAAATTAGCAACACTTTTATATGACGATTGGCAAAAAGAAGTTATTAATAACTGA
- the neuC gene encoding UDP-N-acetylglucosamine 2-epimerase, with protein sequence MPKRKIAVVITARPSYSRVKTVLSAIQEHQDLELQLIIAASALLDRYGSAVNYIEKDGFHIAAKVFNVLEGENLTAAAKTTGIGILELSTVFDNLKPDIVVTVADRFETMATAIAASYMNIPLAHIQGGEVTGNIDEKVRHAITKLADYHFVASENAKERVIKLGEDSKMVFNTGCPSIDLALEILETEELPFDPYQKYGGVGTKPDLSKGYLVVMQHPVTTEYQDSRKHIEVTLEAIYKLNKPTLWFWPNVDAGADGTSTGIRAFREQHLLPNVHFFKNMEGKDFLQLLKHSDCLIGNSSVGIRECAFLGVPVVNIGSRQNRRDRGGNSIDTDYSEEEIGLAINKMMKKGKVDSSSIYGDGKAGVKIAKLLTEVPLQFHKTIVY encoded by the coding sequence ATGCCAAAAAGAAAAATAGCTGTAGTAATAACAGCTCGTCCTTCATATAGTCGAGTAAAGACGGTATTATCAGCCATTCAGGAACATCAAGATTTAGAATTGCAATTAATTATTGCTGCTTCTGCATTATTGGATCGTTATGGTTCAGCTGTAAATTATATTGAAAAAGATGGTTTTCATATTGCAGCAAAGGTTTTTAATGTATTAGAAGGAGAAAATCTAACTGCAGCTGCAAAAACTACTGGAATTGGTATTCTTGAATTATCTACTGTTTTTGATAATTTGAAACCAGATATTGTGGTAACTGTTGCAGATAGGTTCGAGACAATGGCAACCGCTATTGCCGCTTCATATATGAATATTCCTTTGGCGCATATTCAAGGTGGAGAAGTAACTGGTAATATTGATGAAAAGGTTCGTCATGCAATTACAAAGTTGGCAGATTACCATTTTGTTGCCTCAGAAAATGCAAAAGAAAGAGTAATAAAACTAGGGGAAGATTCTAAAATGGTTTTCAATACAGGATGTCCTTCTATCGATTTGGCATTGGAAATATTAGAGACTGAAGAACTTCCTTTTGACCCTTATCAAAAATATGGAGGTGTAGGAACAAAACCAGATTTATCTAAAGGTTATCTGGTTGTAATGCAGCATCCGGTTACAACAGAATATCAAGACTCAAGAAAACATATCGAAGTTACACTGGAAGCAATCTATAAATTAAATAAGCCAACACTTTGGTTTTGGCCAAATGTAGATGCTGGAGCAGATGGAACTTCTACAGGAATACGTGCTTTTAGAGAGCAACATTTATTACCAAATGTTCATTTTTTCAAGAACATGGAAGGCAAAGATTTTCTGCAATTGTTGAAACATAGCGATTGTTTAATTGGGAATTCAAGTGTAGGTATACGTGAATGTGCTTTTCTGGGTGTTCCAGTTGTTAACATTGGTTCCCGTCAGAATAGAAGAGACCGAGGAGGAAATAGCATAGATACAGATTATTCAGAAGAAGAAATTGGTTTGGCAATTAATAAAATGATGAAAAAAGGAAAAGTTGATTCATCTTCTATCTATGGTGATGGAAAAGCTGGAGTAAAAATAGCTAAATTGTTGACAGAAGTTCCTTTACAATTTCATAAAACAATTGTTTATTAA